The Arachis hypogaea cultivar Tifrunner chromosome 14, arahy.Tifrunner.gnm2.J5K5, whole genome shotgun sequence genome has a segment encoding these proteins:
- the LOC112741687 gene encoding pathogenesis-related protein 10, whose translation MGVVTQEYATPAAVPPARLFKAMSLDIHNLFPKIVEPIQSIEFTQGDGGAGTIKKLTILEGGESKYVLHRVDEIDAEKFVYNFSIIGGTGLAETLEKIQFESQLVETPNGGSLRKVHVQFFTKGDAKMSEQDLKASQAKVEGLVKLVETFLLANPDY comes from the exons ATGGGTGTTGTTACTCAAGAATATGCTACCCCTGCTGCTGTGCCACCTGCTAGGCTATTCAAAGCCATGTCTTTAGATATTCACAATCTCTTCCCTAAGATTGTTGAACCCATTCAAAGTATTGAGTTCACTCAGGGAGATGGAGGTGCTGGAACCATCAAGAAGCTCACCATCCTTGAAG GTGGGGAAAGCAAGTATGTTCTTCACAGAGTGGATGAAATTGATGCTGAAAAGTTTGTGTACAACTTCAGCATAATTGGGGGAACAGGGTTGGCTGAGACATTGGAGAAGATCCAATTTGAAAGCCAATTGGTGGAAACACCCAATGGAGGGTCCCTTAGGAAGGTTCATGTTCAGTTCTTCACAAAGGGTGATGCTAAGATGAGTGAACAAGACCTTAAGGCTTCTCAAGCCAAAGTGGAAGGCCTTGTTAAGCTTGTTGAGACTTTCCTTTTGGCTAATCCTGATTATTag
- the LOC112741688 gene encoding pathogenesis-related protein 10, producing the protein MGVVTQEYATPVAVPPARLFKAMCLDFHNLIPKIVESIQSIEFTHGDGGAGTIKKLTILEGGESKYILHRVDEIDAEKFVYNFSIIGGTGLVETLEKVQFESQMVEAPNGGSLRKVHIQFFTKGDAKMSEQDLKTSQTKVEGVVKLVEAFLLANPDY; encoded by the exons ATGGGTGTTGTTACTCAGGAATATGCTACTCCTGTTGCTGTGCCTCCTGCGAGGCTCTTCAAAGCCATGTGTTTAGATTTTCACAATCTCATCCCCAAGATCGTCGAATCCATTCAAAGTATTGAATTCACTCACGGTGATGGAGGTGCTGGAACCATCAAGAAGCTCACCATCCTTGAAG GTGGGGAAAGCAAGTATATTCTTCACAGAGTGGATGAAATTGATGCTGAAAAGTTTGTGTACAACTTCAGCATAATTGGGGGAACAGGGTTGGTTGAGACATTGGAGAAGGTCCAATTTGAGAGCCAAATGGTGGAAGCACCCAATGGAGGGTCCCTTAGGAAGGTTCATATTCAGTTCTTCACAAAGGGTGATGCTAAGATGAGTGAACAAGACCTTAAGACTTCTCAAACCAAAGTGGAAGGTGTTGTTAAGCTTGTTGAGGCTTTCCTTTTGGCTAATCctgattattaa